The Paenibacillus polymyxa M1 DNA segment TTCATGGTTTTGGAACCCACCTTTGCTGTCGTTGTTTCATTGAATTGTGGAGTTCAATGAATAATAGCCATCCAGCAGACTGGCTGTGCTCCGACTTATCGTTCATCTCAAGCGGTCCGGCGTATTTCACCCGGACCGTTGTTTGGAATGCTGTCTGGCCTTGAGTGTGACTCGCTTCTGCTTGTGCGCTTTGGATCGCCGTGACTGGAGCTTGAATTTCCGCTTGAGCTTCTGTCTGGACTTGGATTTTCGATATAATGGGGACCCGTGAATTTTCTTGAGACGGCTTCTGCCAGCGCTTCTCTTATACCTGCGACTCCGCAGTCTGGTATGCTTGTGGCCCTTTGGGCATCTTGCCCGAATACTACGCTTGCGGCGAGGCAACTCAGATGGTGGCTCAGGCAAAGAGGGGACTGGTTGTGGCAAACCCTGAATGGCTGCATATTCGATTGGCGGCAGACCCAGCACTGGCAGTTGATTAACGACCGATTCGGGAAATTCTCGAACGGTGTTGAGATAAGCCTCCGGTATTGCAGTGACCTGACGCAGGCCTTCGCCTTCCCTCGTCCATACCGGACCACCCGGCTGCTGAATCAACGGGAACCAATGCGGATGATGACATACCCATTGACTGACCATGACGTGCAGACTGCTTCGGTAGGAATCAGGTCCGTAGACACGCGTAGCCGCACTGTTGTTACGCACACCAATTCGTTCCGCTTCCTCGGAATGATCGAGCAGATAGCCTACTTTTTGCGCCAGCATATCGCTGTTGCCTGGCTCTACCAAAAAATCTGCATTTCCGGTCGCCTCCATTAATTCCACAAGTCCGCCCTGCGCAAAGGCTACGACGGGCTTGCCGTACACCAGACCCTCCAGAGCCGTCATACCAAAGCCTTCCTCCACCATACTAGGGATCACCACAATATCCATTGCGCTATAGGCTGTTGAAACGGATTCCTCGAATGAACTGAATTGGAAGCGGCGGCTATAACGAGACTGGCGAATCAAAGAGATACATTTTACGTAATACTCGGAATCCACTGAGCTACCGATGATCCAGAAACGGCACCGCGAATTGGTTTCACACAGCTTTAGAGCCATGTGGACAAAAGGCAATAGCCCTTTGGCTTCGTAGATAAAGGAAGAAATATAACCAATGCAGATATGAAAATCTCGCAGTCCCAGCTTTTCACGTTTCCTTCTCCGTTCCAGCACATACTCTTTGGGAGACGGCATATTCATATCCCGGCAAGGAGGCAACATCGTATGCGGACGTGTCAATCCCCCGCCATGCAAAGGGCGCATAACAGCCTGCGAAATGCCAATGACCCACTGGCTATAACGCTCGATAATCGAAACAGAAATCGGCGTATGCGCATTCTGGTTAATGACCTCGGTTATTTTCCAGATAACCGGGATATTAAGCTCTTGGGCAACCATTGCGGGCATGACGTTCACACAGGTATTGACCAGCACCACATCAGGTCGAGCATGCCGAAGCATCTGGTGCAATGGTGCATACGCCACATGGTTCCGCAAATTCTCCGCATCCTGCGCCAATCCCTCATAGGGGGTATACATGCCATGCAGCATGAACAAATTCTGAGTCTGTACAGCTATCCCGCGCTTGCGGGCCATTGAGGTCAGCCGCCCTTCACCAGGCGTTACGAGAATGCAATCGAAATACGTACGCATGTCTAGACAAAAATGCAGTAGCAGCTTTTCCGCCCCTGTAATGCTGCGGACGTTGCTGACATGGCTGAATAGCATCATTTTCGGCTTGATC contains these protein-coding regions:
- a CDS encoding glycosyltransferase, coding for MMLFSHVSNVRSITGAEKLLLHFCLDMRTYFDCILVTPGEGRLTSMARKRGIAVQTQNLFMLHGMYTPYEGLAQDAENLRNHVAYAPLHQMLRHARPDVVLVNTCVNVMPAMVAQELNIPVIWKITEVINQNAHTPISVSIIERYSQWVIGISQAVMRPLHGGGLTRPHTMLPPCRDMNMPSPKEYVLERRRKREKLGLRDFHICIGYISSFIYEAKGLLPFVHMALKLCETNSRCRFWIIGSSVDSEYYVKCISLIRQSRYSRRFQFSSFEESVSTAYSAMDIVVIPSMVEEGFGMTALEGLVYGKPVVAFAQGGLVELMEATGNADFLVEPGNSDMLAQKVGYLLDHSEEAERIGVRNNSAATRVYGPDSYRSSLHVMVSQWVCHHPHWFPLIQQPGGPVWTREGEGLRQVTAIPEAYLNTVREFPESVVNQLPVLGLPPIEYAAIQGLPQPVPSLPEPPSELPRRKRSIRARCPKGHKHTRLRSRRYKRSAGRSRLKKIHGSPLYRKSKSRQKLKRKFKLQSRRSKAHKQKRVTLKARQHSKQRSG